One window of the Sphaerochaeta associata genome contains the following:
- a CDS encoding MarR family winged helix-turn-helix transcriptional regulator: METTPRIGFTIKTLSHRIGRNLGQQLRLGHDCASTAVRSHILGYFAHHEKETVLQSELQQHLLVRRSTMTNILAGMESEGLVTREDCLADKRQKQVRLTEKAKALCNEHLKLVNEFEDTLRSCLTDEELQQFFTITEKLNQLLDSYT; this comes from the coding sequence ATGGAAACAACACCGCGCATTGGATTCACCATCAAAACCCTCTCCCATCGCATCGGAAGGAACCTGGGACAGCAACTCAGGCTGGGGCATGACTGTGCCTCGACCGCCGTACGCAGCCACATCCTGGGCTACTTCGCCCACCATGAGAAAGAAACCGTACTGCAAAGCGAGCTGCAACAGCACCTGCTCGTCAGGCGCTCGACCATGACCAATATACTGGCCGGTATGGAAAGCGAGGGGCTGGTCACCCGAGAAGACTGTCTTGCCGACAAGCGACAGAAACAAGTCCGCCTGACAGAGAAGGCGAAGGCTCTGTGCAACGAGCACCTCAAGCTGGTCAATGAGTTTGAGGACACCCTGAGAAGCTGCCTTACCGATGAAGAGCTGCAACAGTTCTTCACCATCACCGAGAAACTGAATCAACTATTGGATAGCTATACATGA
- a CDS encoding ABC transporter ATP-binding protein, producing the protein MIHNLKKQAKGNLAPTFLTILFVILEVVMDVTIPFLMAFLLDRGVDAGNLSEIIKWGLLLLLCASIALLFGVLAGHFAAKASTGFARNVRRSLFHRVQDFSFSNIDKFSTASLVTRMTSDVTNIQHAYQMLTRIAVRSPVMLLFSFIMAYSINARLSMVYLVAIPVLGIGLFFLIRAAYPIFTRVFKIYDRLNMVVQENIRGIRVVKSFVREEHEKTKFNTVSDEIFKNFMKAEKIVAYNSPLMQGTMYVSILAISYIAARLIVSSSMTTGQLMSFITYTSQILMSLMMLSMVIVMLTISKASAQRIEEVLSEQSNLTQNTNGLTTIADGSISFEHVDFSYFNAQEKRCLYDINLRIESGQTVGILGPTGSAKTTLVQLIPRLYDVLSGSVKVGGVDVREYNLESLREAVAMVLQKNILFSGTIAENLRWGNEKAGDEELVQACRIAQADSFITAMTDGYQTHIEQDGTNVSGGQKQRLCIARALLKKPKILILDDSTSAVDTKTDAAIRKAMATEMRQTTKIIIAQRVASVEDADQIIMLDDGRIQAVGNHQQLLQSCPRYQELYTAQLRKEERA; encoded by the coding sequence ATGATACACAACCTGAAAAAACAAGCAAAAGGCAATCTGGCCCCCACCTTCCTGACAATCCTCTTCGTCATTCTTGAGGTCGTCATGGACGTCACCATTCCCTTCCTGATGGCATTTCTGCTGGACAGGGGCGTCGATGCAGGAAACCTCTCGGAAATCATCAAATGGGGATTGCTGTTGTTGCTCTGCGCCTCGATCGCCCTGCTCTTCGGAGTGCTTGCCGGCCACTTTGCCGCCAAGGCATCAACCGGCTTTGCACGTAATGTCCGCAGAAGTCTTTTCCACAGGGTGCAGGACTTCTCCTTCTCCAACATTGATAAGTTTTCCACTGCATCCTTGGTCACCCGCATGACCAGCGACGTCACCAATATCCAACATGCGTATCAAATGCTCACCAGAATTGCGGTGCGCAGCCCGGTCATGCTGCTCTTCAGTTTCATTATGGCCTACAGCATCAATGCCCGCCTGAGCATGGTGTACCTGGTCGCAATTCCCGTACTCGGCATCGGTCTTTTCTTTTTAATCCGTGCAGCCTACCCGATTTTCACCCGGGTCTTCAAAATTTACGATCGGCTGAATATGGTGGTGCAGGAGAACATCCGAGGAATCAGGGTGGTCAAATCATTCGTCCGTGAGGAGCATGAGAAAACAAAGTTCAACACCGTCTCCGATGAGATTTTCAAGAACTTCATGAAGGCTGAAAAAATTGTGGCCTACAACAGCCCCCTGATGCAGGGCACGATGTATGTATCCATCCTTGCAATCTCCTACATTGCAGCCCGCCTTATCGTCTCCTCCAGCATGACAACCGGCCAACTGATGAGCTTCATCACCTATACCTCGCAGATCCTGATGAGCCTGATGATGCTCTCCATGGTCATCGTCATGCTGACCATCAGCAAGGCCTCGGCCCAACGGATCGAGGAGGTGCTCTCCGAGCAGAGCAATCTTACGCAGAATACCAACGGCCTGACGACCATCGCCGATGGTTCGATTAGCTTTGAGCATGTCGACTTCAGCTACTTCAATGCACAAGAGAAGCGTTGTCTCTACGATATCAACCTACGCATAGAGAGCGGACAGACGGTGGGCATCCTCGGCCCAACCGGCAGCGCAAAAACCACGCTGGTCCAGCTCATTCCCCGTCTCTACGACGTCCTGTCAGGATCGGTGAAGGTAGGGGGCGTCGATGTACGCGAATACAACCTTGAAAGCCTCAGGGAGGCGGTAGCAATGGTGTTGCAAAAGAACATCCTGTTCAGCGGAACCATTGCAGAGAACCTGCGATGGGGAAATGAGAAGGCCGGGGACGAGGAACTTGTCCAAGCATGCAGGATCGCCCAAGCCGACTCGTTCATCACGGCCATGACCGATGGATATCAAACGCACATTGAGCAGGACGGGACAAACGTATCAGGAGGACAGAAGCAGAGACTGTGCATCGCCCGAGCCCTGCTGAAGAAACCCAAGATCCTGATCCTCGACGACTCCACCAGTGCAGTGGATACAAAAACCGATGCTGCGATCCGCAAAGCCATGGCAACCGAGATGAGGCAAACTACGAAAATCATCATCGCCCAACGCGTTGCTTCCGTTGAGGACGCCGACCAGATCATCATGCTTGACGATGGCCGTATCCAGGCGGTGGGAAACCACCAACAGCTGCTTCAGTCCTGTCCGCGCTATCAGGAACTGTACACTGCACAACTGCGCAAGGAGGAACGGGCATGA
- a CDS encoding ABC transporter ATP-binding protein gives MRMNGNQKPQLHGGMPKLDIATFKRLFSLILIPYKGRFVIVFLCIIISALSGVAGSVFLRILIDSYITPLIGSANPSFGPLIQALLLMLAIYASGVVASFVYNRLMITIAQGTLKSIRDSMFSHMQTLSIRYFDTHSHGDVMSLYTNDADTLRQMVTQSIPNFINSIITVTAIFLAMLLTSWQLTLVVVVSLVLMLSISSKVAKKSGSYFMAQQKAIGKTNGYIEEMINGQKVIKVFTYENRAKDRFDRLNEELAADAFNAHRFANILMPIMGNISYIQYVLVAIVGGLLALGGIGSLTLGAIASFLQLSRSINMPINQMAQQLNSVAMALAGTKRIFALLDESSEPDEGYIRLVNAKQNEEGTLTATEEKTNLWAWKDERTNTLTKLCGHVQLHEVDFAYTADRLVLQDITIEAKPGQKIALVGATGAGKTTITNLINRFYDLADGKIQYDGININTISKDQLRRSLGVVLQDVHLFSGTVMENIRYGRLDATDEQVIEAAKLANADTFIEHLAQGYQTQLSGDGTSLSQGQRQLLSIARAIVANPPVLVLDEATSSIDTHTETVVQRGMDALMQGRTVFVIAHRLSTIRNADMILVLQNGRIIEQGTHEQLIEQKGQYYRLYTGAFELE, from the coding sequence ATGAGAATGAACGGCAATCAGAAACCACAGCTACACGGGGGAATGCCCAAACTGGATATTGCTACCTTCAAGCGTCTCTTTTCCTTGATCTTAATCCCCTACAAAGGGCGCTTTGTCATTGTCTTTCTGTGCATCATCATCAGCGCCCTCAGCGGTGTCGCGGGTTCGGTATTCCTAAGAATACTCATCGACTCCTACATCACCCCGCTCATCGGGTCCGCAAATCCTTCCTTCGGCCCCCTCATACAGGCGCTGCTCTTGATGCTCGCCATCTATGCAAGCGGCGTTGTCGCCTCCTTTGTCTACAACCGATTGATGATCACCATCGCTCAAGGAACCCTCAAATCCATCCGCGACTCCATGTTCTCCCATATGCAGACCTTGTCGATCCGCTACTTCGACACCCACTCCCACGGCGATGTGATGAGTCTGTATACCAACGATGCCGATACCCTGCGGCAGATGGTCACCCAATCAATCCCGAATTTCATCAACTCGATCATCACTGTCACGGCGATTTTCCTTGCGATGCTTCTGACCAGCTGGCAGCTGACCCTCGTGGTGGTGGTCTCCCTCGTATTGATGCTCTCCATCTCCTCCAAGGTGGCAAAGAAGAGCGGCTCCTACTTCATGGCCCAACAAAAGGCTATCGGCAAAACCAACGGATACATCGAGGAGATGATCAACGGCCAGAAGGTGATCAAGGTATTCACCTATGAGAATCGGGCGAAAGATCGATTCGACCGACTCAATGAGGAACTAGCCGCCGATGCCTTCAACGCGCATCGCTTTGCAAACATCCTCATGCCGATCATGGGCAACATAAGCTATATCCAATATGTACTGGTCGCAATTGTCGGAGGCCTTCTGGCCCTCGGAGGAATCGGTTCGCTCACCCTGGGAGCCATCGCCTCCTTTCTGCAGCTCAGCCGCTCGATCAATATGCCTATCAACCAGATGGCGCAGCAACTCAACTCGGTGGCAATGGCACTGGCAGGCACAAAACGCATTTTCGCACTCCTGGACGAATCGAGCGAACCGGATGAGGGCTACATCCGCTTGGTGAACGCAAAGCAGAACGAAGAGGGAACGCTGACGGCAACCGAAGAGAAAACCAATCTCTGGGCATGGAAGGATGAAAGAACCAATACGCTTACCAAGCTATGCGGCCACGTGCAGTTGCACGAGGTAGATTTCGCCTATACTGCCGACAGGCTGGTTCTGCAGGATATCACCATCGAAGCAAAACCCGGTCAGAAAATCGCCCTCGTCGGTGCCACAGGCGCCGGCAAGACAACCATCACCAATCTCATCAACCGGTTCTACGACCTTGCTGATGGAAAAATCCAATACGATGGCATCAACATCAACACCATCTCCAAGGACCAATTGCGCCGATCATTGGGCGTGGTCCTGCAGGATGTCCATCTTTTCAGCGGAACGGTCATGGAGAACATCCGCTACGGCCGCCTGGACGCCACCGACGAACAGGTGATCGAGGCAGCAAAGCTGGCCAACGCCGACACCTTCATCGAACACCTGGCACAGGGGTATCAAACCCAGCTCTCAGGGGACGGGACATCCCTCTCCCAAGGGCAGCGGCAGCTGCTCTCCATCGCACGGGCCATTGTGGCGAACCCTCCGGTGCTGGTTCTCGACGAGGCAACCAGCAGTATCGACACCCATACCGAGACGGTTGTCCAACGTGGCATGGATGCCCTGATGCAGGGAAGAACGGTATTTGTCATAGCCCACAGGCTGTCGACCATCCGCAATGCCGATATGATTTTGGTGCTGCAGAACGGCAGGATCATCGAGCAGGGTACGCATGAGCAGCTCATCGAGCAGAAGGGCCAGTACTATCGCCTCTATACCGGGGCCTTTGAGCTGGAATAG
- a CDS encoding DMT family transporter → MQLEKQSILARPVVAALLASFCALLWGSAYPAIKLGYELFSVGADDTAAKMAFAGLRFALAGLLVFFVRFFQKGVKQSPRSLDRRQWGSIALLSLMQTTVHYYFFYVGVSYTTGAKSSILNASSVFFSAILAHFFYSNDKISTRKAVGILFGFLAVIMVNFESSLTLSVSLQGEGFVIIAALLHSMSSLYSKRMSKSIDPVLLTALQLFLGGSVLLGIALLQGASFPRSSLAGFGLLAYMAGLSAAAFSLWTKLLKYNRVSSITIFNFLIPVFGTLLSALVLGESVLRMQYLASLPLVAIGVILVTYSSSKAPV, encoded by the coding sequence ATGCAATTAGAAAAACAATCGATACTGGCCAGACCGGTGGTTGCCGCGCTGCTGGCAAGCTTTTGTGCACTGCTGTGGGGAAGCGCCTATCCGGCGATTAAGCTTGGCTATGAGCTGTTTTCCGTAGGAGCGGATGATACTGCTGCAAAAATGGCTTTTGCCGGGCTTCGCTTTGCCTTGGCCGGACTGCTGGTCTTTTTCGTCCGTTTTTTCCAGAAAGGGGTAAAGCAAAGTCCCCGAAGTCTTGATCGAAGGCAGTGGGGAAGCATCGCCCTGCTTTCATTGATGCAGACGACGGTTCACTACTACTTCTTTTACGTGGGTGTGTCCTACACCACCGGGGCGAAAAGCTCCATTCTCAATGCCTCCTCGGTCTTCTTCAGTGCAATCCTGGCTCATTTTTTCTATAGCAACGACAAGATCAGCACACGAAAGGCTGTAGGAATTCTCTTTGGGTTTTTGGCGGTGATTATGGTTAATTTTGAATCAAGCCTGACGCTTTCCGTCTCCCTGCAGGGAGAGGGCTTTGTCATCATAGCCGCCTTGTTGCACAGCATGAGTTCACTGTACAGCAAACGGATGAGCAAATCCATCGACCCTGTGCTGCTTACCGCCCTGCAACTGTTTCTGGGTGGTTCGGTCCTGTTGGGGATTGCCTTGTTGCAGGGAGCTTCTTTTCCAAGAAGCAGTCTTGCAGGCTTCGGCCTCTTGGCCTATATGGCAGGTCTGAGCGCCGCCGCCTTCTCGTTGTGGACGAAGCTGCTCAAGTACAACAGGGTCAGCTCCATCACCATCTTCAATTTTCTCATCCCGGTTTTCGGCACCCTGCTCTCAGCCCTTGTGCTGGGAGAATCGGTACTGCGCATGCAGTACCTTGCCTCCCTGCCCCTCGTTGCCATAGGGGTGATTCTGGTTACCTATTCCAGCTCAAAGGCCCCGGTATAG
- a CDS encoding HAD family hydrolase: protein MATARLNTILFDLDGTLLPLEQKRFMHGYFNLFEKCCVELGYDGSSALSALQFGLKAMLANDGTMTNKERFDQTFEHMTGIPVSEFNARLASFYEKDFHQLKAASKPSPLAPGLVSMVRSKGYDVVLATTPLFPWQGTYARLGWANLDPSLFSLITTYEDFSYAKPHVGYYQEILKSRSVKAEQCLMIGNDVGEDMIAQQLGMQVYLVTDCLINEQQDSLDSYRKGSLSDLIRFCEELPLCN from the coding sequence ATGGCTACAGCACGACTGAATACCATTCTCTTTGACCTTGACGGGACCTTGCTCCCTCTTGAACAGAAGCGGTTCATGCACGGATATTTCAACCTGTTTGAAAAATGCTGTGTCGAGCTCGGCTATGACGGCTCTTCTGCTCTTTCAGCTCTTCAATTCGGACTGAAAGCCATGCTCGCAAATGATGGGACCATGACCAACAAGGAGCGATTCGACCAGACGTTCGAGCACATGACCGGCATCCCTGTCAGTGAATTCAATGCCCGCCTCGCTTCGTTTTATGAAAAGGATTTTCATCAGCTTAAAGCTGCAAGCAAGCCTTCTCCGCTTGCTCCCGGCTTGGTATCCATGGTTCGCAGCAAGGGCTATGATGTGGTGCTCGCCACCACGCCGCTCTTCCCTTGGCAGGGAACCTATGCCCGCTTGGGTTGGGCGAATCTAGACCCCTCCCTTTTTTCCTTGATTACCACCTATGAGGATTTTTCTTATGCAAAGCCTCATGTAGGCTATTACCAAGAGATTCTGAAGAGTCGTTCGGTAAAGGCCGAGCAATGCTTGATGATCGGCAACGATGTCGGTGAGGACATGATTGCACAGCAACTGGGCATGCAGGTGTACTTGGTCACCGATTGCCTGATCAACGAACAACAAGACTCTCTTGATTCGTATCGCAAAGGAAGCTTGAGCGACCTGATTAGGTTTTGTGAGGAACTGCCGTTATGCAATTAG
- a CDS encoding ATP-dependent 6-phosphofructokinase — MTTKKLDFNISVLGEAKISSPIMMSTTHNDGQADYVNDDDHILFGIDTDIDENGHPVPRHEETVEVAGPRAKIYFNPAHVHAAICTCGGICPGLNNVIRAVVRCFWYRYGVRRISGVQFGYQGLLENSPWPLITLDPDVVDDIQEKGGTILGSARGGGKQVEEIVDSLEKLNINILVTIGGDGTLRGAYDIYEEVKKRGLKISIIGIPKTIDNDLSLIQSSFGVDTAVQMAVPVVRSAHVEAKNSINGIGLVKVMGRESGFIAAQTALAQSDVNFCLIPENPFDLDGPNGLLEHLRRRILDRGHAVVLVSEGAGQELLPPSNELDASGNVKFQDIGIFLKDRINEFFKREGIETNVKYIDPSYIIRSAPADSYDSIYCARLGAHAVHAAMSGKTQALIGLLHNRFVHLPIKVAVSTRNHVDLEGSLWRDVLENTRQPLSMKNFKFD, encoded by the coding sequence GTGACAACGAAAAAATTGGATTTTAACATTTCCGTACTCGGCGAGGCGAAAATCTCAAGCCCGATCATGATGAGCACCACGCATAATGATGGACAGGCCGATTATGTCAACGACGACGACCACATCCTGTTCGGCATCGATACCGATATCGATGAGAACGGTCATCCGGTCCCCCGTCATGAAGAGACGGTGGAAGTTGCGGGCCCGAGGGCGAAAATCTACTTCAACCCGGCACACGTACATGCCGCTATTTGCACCTGCGGAGGTATCTGCCCAGGACTTAACAATGTCATTCGAGCCGTAGTTCGCTGTTTCTGGTACCGGTACGGGGTGCGCAGAATCAGCGGAGTGCAGTTCGGCTACCAAGGCCTGCTTGAAAACAGTCCTTGGCCGCTCATCACCTTGGATCCCGATGTTGTGGACGATATCCAGGAGAAGGGGGGAACCATCCTCGGTTCGGCACGTGGCGGCGGTAAACAGGTTGAGGAGATCGTCGACTCCCTTGAAAAACTGAATATCAACATTTTGGTCACCATCGGTGGGGATGGAACCCTTCGAGGCGCCTATGACATCTACGAAGAGGTGAAGAAACGCGGTCTGAAGATTTCCATCATCGGAATTCCCAAGACCATCGACAACGACCTCTCCTTGATCCAGAGTTCCTTTGGCGTCGATACGGCTGTCCAGATGGCGGTTCCTGTTGTCCGCAGCGCCCACGTCGAGGCAAAGAACTCCATCAATGGCATCGGCTTGGTCAAGGTCATGGGACGTGAATCGGGCTTTATCGCCGCCCAGACGGCTTTGGCCCAAAGCGATGTCAACTTCTGCCTCATTCCGGAGAATCCGTTCGACCTCGATGGCCCCAATGGTTTGTTGGAACACCTGAGACGGCGAATACTCGACCGCGGCCATGCCGTTGTTTTGGTCAGTGAGGGAGCCGGACAGGAGTTGCTGCCACCCAGCAACGAGCTCGATGCCTCGGGTAATGTCAAGTTCCAGGATATCGGGATATTTCTCAAGGACCGCATCAACGAGTTTTTCAAACGTGAGGGGATTGAGACGAATGTGAAATACATCGACCCGTCCTACATCATCCGCAGCGCTCCGGCGGACTCCTACGACTCCATCTACTGCGCCCGCCTGGGGGCACATGCAGTCCATGCTGCAATGTCGGGCAAGACGCAGGCGCTCATCGGCCTGTTGCACAACCGATTTGTACATCTGCCGATCAAGGTGGCGGTATCAACCCGAAACCATGTCGACTTGGAAGGGTCCTTATGGAGGGATGTGCTGGAGAATACCCGCCAGCCTCTTTCCATGAAGAATTTTAAGTTTGATTGA
- a CDS encoding winged helix-turn-helix domain-containing protein, translating to MELKTKLYLVDEEGNKFMGIGVLWLLDQVAVHNSLRKAASALGISYSKAFSMVQNLERSLGVAVLNRRKGGASRDGATLTAFAMAFLDLYRNFEKQAKRDLNVPFDRFRQDLALLLEAQDAPGGEL from the coding sequence ATGGAACTAAAGACAAAGCTCTACCTCGTCGACGAGGAAGGCAATAAATTCATGGGAATCGGGGTGCTCTGGCTGCTTGATCAGGTGGCGGTGCACAACTCATTGCGCAAGGCCGCCTCGGCCTTGGGCATCTCCTATTCGAAGGCGTTTTCCATGGTGCAGAACCTGGAAAGAAGTCTTGGAGTTGCTGTTCTGAATCGACGCAAGGGTGGGGCAAGTCGCGACGGGGCGACCCTCACAGCCTTCGCCATGGCTTTTCTTGACTTGTACCGTAATTTTGAGAAGCAGGCCAAGAGGGATCTGAACGTACCATTCGATCGATTCAGGCAGGACTTGGCACTTCTGCTTGAAGCGCAAGATGCACCTGGAGGTGAACTGTGA
- a CDS encoding aminotransferase class I/II-fold pyridoxal phosphate-dependent enzyme, which yields MHALATELNETLQNTIVDAMLSDVGQRMFFPKGIVAQSAEAGQKATRFNATIGMATSQGQPMYLSDIYNKFAENSFKPSELFSYAPGGGDQQLRTLWKAQMLVKNPSLAGKSISLPIVTSGLTHGLSVLAQLFAQEGDTLVIPDLAWDNYELIFGHQVNAGIVTFPLYTDAGRFNVEGMKQALLSIADRKARLLLNFPNNPTGYTPSKAEMAAIAAALIELAESGMKLMVISDDAYYGLFFEEETATESLFAYLCNAHSNIFAVKCDAATKEDMVWGFRIGFITYGGKDLTEAHFDALNKKTLGIIRSTVSNCDKPGQSLLAKAMKDGPRYEADKLAAKTEMEKRYRILKEALKKHEGNPLLTPYPFNSGYFMAFKTKGSAEALRRYLLDKYQVGCINIADVTFRLAYCSVECDKIAELVDLVYQAAGEAWN from the coding sequence ATGCACGCACTAGCCACTGAACTGAATGAGACTTTGCAAAACACTATAGTGGATGCAATGCTCTCCGACGTCGGGCAAAGGATGTTTTTCCCTAAGGGAATCGTCGCCCAAAGCGCCGAAGCCGGCCAGAAAGCAACTCGTTTCAATGCCACGATCGGAATGGCCACCTCACAAGGCCAGCCCATGTATCTGTCGGATATTTACAACAAGTTTGCCGAGAACTCCTTCAAGCCCTCCGAACTCTTCTCGTACGCCCCCGGTGGAGGGGACCAGCAGCTCAGGACACTTTGGAAAGCCCAGATGCTTGTGAAGAACCCTTCGCTTGCGGGCAAGTCCATCTCGCTGCCCATCGTTACCTCAGGCCTCACCCATGGACTGAGCGTGCTCGCCCAGCTGTTCGCCCAAGAAGGTGATACGCTGGTCATTCCCGATCTGGCATGGGACAACTATGAGTTGATCTTCGGCCATCAGGTCAATGCTGGTATTGTTACCTTCCCTCTCTACACGGATGCGGGACGGTTCAATGTCGAAGGGATGAAACAGGCACTGCTGTCGATTGCAGACAGGAAAGCCCGCCTGCTTCTCAACTTCCCCAACAACCCTACCGGCTATACTCCCAGCAAGGCCGAGATGGCAGCCATCGCTGCTGCCTTGATCGAGCTTGCAGAGAGTGGAATGAAGCTGATGGTCATCAGTGACGACGCCTACTATGGCCTTTTCTTCGAGGAAGAGACCGCCACTGAGAGCCTGTTTGCCTACCTATGCAACGCCCACTCCAACATTTTCGCCGTCAAATGCGATGCTGCAACCAAAGAAGACATGGTATGGGGGTTCCGTATCGGATTCATCACCTATGGCGGCAAGGATTTGACCGAGGCTCACTTTGACGCGCTGAACAAGAAGACGTTGGGCATCATCCGCAGCACGGTCTCCAACTGTGACAAGCCCGGGCAGAGTCTGCTGGCCAAGGCGATGAAGGACGGCCCTCGCTACGAGGCGGACAAGCTTGCTGCAAAGACGGAGATGGAAAAGCGCTACCGGATCCTCAAGGAAGCGCTCAAGAAACATGAGGGGAATCCTCTTCTGACACCCTATCCCTTCAATAGCGGGTACTTCATGGCCTTCAAGACCAAAGGAAGTGCCGAGGCTCTACGTCGTTACTTACTGGACAAGTATCAGGTTGGATGCATCAATATTGCCGATGTAACGTTCAGACTTGCCTATTGTTCGGTGGAATGTGATAAGATTGCTGAACTGGTGGACTTGGTCTATCAGGCGGCAGGAGAAGCATGGAACTAA